The proteins below are encoded in one region of Brassica napus cultivar Da-Ae chromosome A6, Da-Ae, whole genome shotgun sequence:
- the LOC106349159 gene encoding FACT complex subunit SSRP1-like — MADGHSFNNISLSGRGGTNPGLLKINSGGIQWKKQGGGKAVEVDESDIVGLSWMKVPRTNQLGVKTKDGLYYKFIGFRDQDVASLTSFFQSAFGKTPEEKQLSVSGRNWGEVDLNGNNLTFLVGGKQAFEVSLADVSQTQLQGKNDVLLEFHVDDTAGANEKDSLTEISFHIPNSNTQFVGDETRPPAQVLHDRIMAVADVGAGIEEAVVTFDGIAILTPRGRYSVELHLSFLRLQGQANDFKIQYSSVVRLFLLPKSNQPHTFVVISLDPPIRKGQTMYPHIVMQFETDSVVESELSISDDLLNTKFKDKLEPSYKGLIHEVFTTVLRGLSGAKITKPGKFRSSQDGFAVKSSLKAEDGVLYPLEKGFFFLPKPPTLILHDEIDNVEFERHVAGGANMHYFDLSIRLKTDHEHLFRNIQRNEYNNLYSFISSKGLKITNLGGAGTAEGVAAVLQEDDDAVDPHLERIRNQAADESDEEDEDFVGGEDDDGGSPTDDSGGDDDDSDASDDGEGEKEKSMTKEPKKETKSLPPKKKAVATEEGSSKKRKVKRKKDPNAPKKAMSGFMYFSQMERDNIKKTHPGIGFGDVAKVLGDKWRQMSAEEKEPYEAKAQVDKKRYEDQISDYKNPQPMLVDSENESDSN; from the exons ATGGCGGACGGACATTCCTTCAATAACATCTCTCTCAGTGGCCGCGGCGGAACG AACCCAGGCCTCCTGAAAATAAACTCGGGAGGGATTCAATGGAAGAAGCAAGGCGGTGGGAAAGCTGTGGAAGTCGATGAGTCTGATATCGTTGGCCTCAGCTGGATGAAGGTTCCAAGGACGAATCAGCTTGGTGTCAAAACCAAAGATGGGTTGTACTATAAGTTCATTGGCTTTCGTGATCAG GATGTTGCAAGTCTGACGAGCTTTTTCCAAAGTGCTTTTGGGAAAACACCTGAAGAGAAACAACTCTCTGTCAGTGGTCGCAATTGGGGAGAGGTGGATTTGAATG GGAACAATCTAACCTTTTTGGTTGGCGGAAAGCAAGCTTTTGAAGTATCCCTGGCTGATGTTTCACAGACTCAGCTTCAAGGGAAAAATGATGTCTTGTTGGAGTTTCATGTTGATGATACTGCTGGTGCCAATGAG AAAGACTCGTTGACGGAGAtaagttttcatattcccaatTCCAACACTCAGTTTGTTGGTGATGAAACTCGTCCGCCTGCTCAA GTTCTCCATGACAGAATCATGGCTGtggctgatgttggtgctggaATTGAAGAGGCGGTCGTCACATTTGATGGTATCGCAATCCTCACACCCAG GGGTCGGTACAGTGTGGAGCTTCACCTTTCCTTCTTACGATTGCAAGGACAAGCTAATGACTTCAAAATCCAATACAGTAGTGTTGTCCGCTTGTTTTTGCTTCCAAAG TCGAACCAGCCACATACGTTTGTTGTTATCTCTCTAGACCCACCAATCCGGAAAGGTCAGACGATGTACCCCCATATTGTGATGCAG TTTGAGACTGACTCCGTCGTCGAAAGCGAACTGTCAATTAGTGATGATCTTTTGAATACAAAGTTCAAGGACAAGTTGGAGCCATCATATAAG GGTCTCATTCATGAAGTCTTCACCACAGTGTTGCGTGGGCTGTCTGGTGCAAAGATCACCAAACCAGGGAAATTCCGCAGTTCCCAAGATGGGTTTGCAGTGAAATCATCTCTTAAGGCCGAAGATGGTGTTCTTTATCCACTTGAGAAGGGCTTTTTCTTTTTACCTAAACCTCCAACGCTTATACTTCATGATGag aTTGACAATGTGGAGTTCGAAAGGCATGTTGCTGGTGGTGCTAACATGCATTACTTCGATCTTTCCATAAGACTGAAAACTGATCATGAACATCTGTTCCGGAATATTCAGAGGAATGAGTATAATAATCTCTACTCCTTCATAAG CTCTAAGGGTTTGAAGATTACAAACCTTGGAGGTGCGGGTACCGCAGAGGGTGTTGCTGCCGTTCTTCAGGAGGATGATGATGCTGTTGACCCTCATCTTGAGCGTATCAGAAACCAAGCTGCTGATGAGAGTGACGAGGAG GACGAAGACTTTGTTGGGGGTGAGGATGACGACGGTGGTTCACCAACTGATGATTCTGGCGGAGACGACGACGACTCTGATGCTAGTGATGATGGCGAAGGAGAGAAAGAG AAATCTATGACGAAGGAACCAAAGAAAGAGACGAAAAGCTTGCCCCCGAAGAAGAAAGCAGTAGCCACAGAGGAAGGCAGTAGCAAGAAGAGGAAGGTGAAAAGGAAGAAGGATCCTAATGCACCTAAGAAGGCGATGTCTGGTTTCATGTACTTCTCCCAAATGGAAAGAGAT AACATAAAGAAGACTCACCCAGGAATAGGATTTGGAGATGTGGCGAAGGTGCTTGGAGATAAGTGGCGTCAGATGTCTG CCGAGGAAAAAGAGCCGTATGAAGCTAAGGCACAAGTCGACAAGAAGCGATACGAGGATCAGATTAGTGATTACAAGAACCCTCAGCCAATGCTTGTTGACTCGGAAAACGAGTCCGACAGTAACTAA
- the LOC106349161 gene encoding uncharacterized protein LOC106349161 codes for MMHRRINGGSAAIFTLLSLLLLTTTTTASTTLPIPGLDSFLTNQFRLDPKATNDSFGSLSSSLKRSLSSSSLHFTSLSQPLLSLSVPVSLHVRFVGDSFPSSSASTLSSFITSAVTSDTFHVISPPDSSPDHNLAVSHSLHLDASLSPPSLSSRLDAALKSLISSTTSSLRSNLLSLPYSSIDEIVKQEYEKERHGDGGVYIYLLSLGPQAKPYAYSYSHGDSSAGFTKCLGSIWTGKERYLWIDLSAGPVDYGPALSGDGVLPRGEFHPLAAFHGRPKSEKALLADVASLVYNAYQVLLVPSLRIPVYFEESLVVQLIHVYGSEHKDPVGLDWEAVKGSFLEEAHNGGLLLGEQKLSFKSYSVNYRECPICSFAVSRGMNSYTSRFLFDNYTLIVSEYLDSKHMHRTLTESGDELRRVAGIHEEEEFARVLPVYVFDLDVNTPLLLDRYHQSVAFKDMVIAVRTRGTQAVSDYTCNGRHVFVHTRDLERPLVGSILQSMWGVSSTHLTWSPRHNSTLVDYTWSVGQTPFGPFSDISSLSFVQKDAAKRNVILTSLNTTISSAIDVIDSAVAYGGEAVLVKQHRHSEFMQRWNLLKYKMEKSVSALSHNDFEMALYYLRSASHDLYSMHSVVYLASQEVEASLDCFKDPPFPWGAVSVSGVGLVALSYVYAKRDRLFKSKRKQF; via the coding sequence ATGATGCACCGCCGCATCAATGGCGGATCCGCCGCAATCTTCACCCTCCTCTCACTCCTTCtactcaccaccaccaccaccgcctcaACAACTCTCCCGATCCCAGGACTAGACAGCTTCTTAACCAACCAATTCCGCCTCGACCCCAAAGCAACCAACGACTCCTTCGgatctctctcctcctctctcaaACGctccctctcctcctcctctctccaCTTCACCTCCCTCTCCCAACCCCTCCTCTCCCTCTCGGTCCCCGTCTCCCTCCACGTCCGCTTCGTCGGCGACTCCTTCCCTTCCTCCTCCGCCTCCACTCTCTCCTCCTTCATCACATCCGCCGTCACCTCCGACACCTTCCACGTCATCTCCCCTCCCGACTCCTCCCCCGATCACAACCTCGCCGTCTCCCACTCCCTCCACCTCGACGCCTCCCTCTCCCCACCCTCCCTCTCCTCGCGCCTCGACGCCGCCTTGAAATCCCtaatctcctccaccacctcctcccTCCGATCCAACCTCCTCTCCCTCCCTTACTCCTCCATCGACGAGATCGTGAAACAAGAGTACGAGAAGGAGAGGCACGGAGACGGAGGAGTCTACATCTACTTGCTATCCCTCGGCCCTCAGGCGAAGCCCTACGCGTACAGCTACTCCCACGGAGACTCCTCCGCCGGGTTCACCAAGTGCCTCGGGAGCATCTGGACTGGGAAGGAGCGTTACCTCTGGATCGATCTCTCCGCGGGACCCGTCGATTACGGCCCCGCGTTATCAGGCGACGGCGTGCTGCCACGTGGCGAGTTTCACCCTCTCGCGGCTTTCCACGGACGTCCTAAATCTGAGAAGGCTCTCCTTGCTGACGTGGCTTCTTTGGTGTATAATGCGTATCAGGTACTGCTCGTTCCTTCTCTGAGGATCCCTGTGTACTTCGAGGAGTCTTTGGTTGTTCAGTTGATTCATGTTTACGGGTCGGAGCATAAGGATCCGGTTGGGTTGGACTGGGAGGCGGTTAAAGGAAGCTTCTTGGAGGAAGCTCATAACGGTGGGTTGTTGTTGGGAGAGCAGAAGCTGAGTTTCAAGAGTTATAGTGTGAATTACAGAGAATGTCCGATTTGTTCGTTTGCTGTCTCTCGTGGGATGAACTCGTACACGTCTAGGTTCTTGTTTGATAACTATACTTTGATTGTGAGTGAGTATTTGGACTCCAAGCATATGCATCGGACGTTGACTGAGTCGGGAGATGAGTTGAGGAGAGTCGCGGGGATTCATGAGGAAGAGGAGTTTGCTAGGGTGTTGCCTGTTTACGTGTTTGATTTGGATGTCAACACGCCGTTGTTGTTGGATAGGTATCATCAGTCTGTTGCGTTTAAAGACATGGTGATTGCTGTTAGAACTAGAGGAACGCAAGCAGTGAGTGATTATACTTGCAATGGGCGTCATGTGTTTGTTCATACTAGGGATCTTGAAAGACCTCTCGTTGGTTCGATTCTTCAGAGCATGTGGGGTGTGTCCTCGACTCATTTGACGTGGAGCCCGAGGCATAACTCGACGTTAGTTGACTACACGTGGAGCGTAGGGCAGACGCCGTTTGGACCTTTCTCCGATATCTCGTCTCTGTCGTTTGTTCAGAAAGACGCTGCGAAGAGAAACGTTATTCTGACGTCGCTGAACACAACTATCTCGAGCGCGATCGATGTTATCGACTCCGCGGTTGCTTATGGAGGAGAGGCGGTGCTTGTGAAACAGCACCGGCACTCTGAGTTCATGCAAAGGTGGAATCTTTTGAAGTACAAGATGGAGAAATCTGTTTCTGCTCTTTCACACAATGACTTCGAGATGGCTTTGTATTACCTGAGATCAGCTTCGCATGACTTGTACTCGATGCATTCAGTGGTGTACTTGGCGTCACAAGAGGTGGAAGCGAGTCTCGACTGTTTTAAAGATCCGCCGTTCCCGTGGGGAGCTGTTTCAGTGTCTGGAGTAGGATTAGTGGCCTTGAGTTACGTGTACGCTAAAAGAGATAGGCTCTTCAAGAGCAAAAGAAAACAGTTCTGA